The Lathyrus oleraceus cultivar Zhongwan6 chromosome 5, CAAS_Psat_ZW6_1.0, whole genome shotgun sequence genome includes the window gtatccgcttttatttactttcatctgttaccatgttcatatcattgctcagttgtagcctattcctaaggacccacttgaatcatcttctatatgatttcaagaggcggaccctcctaagaagttttacattccaccattatccattcacctcattgtgtcctaccttttcacacatacttttaaaaacttgaaataagtgttgtgcaaacattctcaccttctttccaaattagaaacttggaccttaagtccatgattttccaaacttcattttgtaaatacttcattttgaattgactttaatcatactttgactttttgtaaataatccaaataacttcacccattcaagtgattttgtggctttgtccatgtttgttaagttttcatacattagctataggtttgatttaccctagttggttgatattaatctcacctatttgtccttagtagatgaattgtaagtcttccttgcttattatagggttaacccctctctagcaagttgaagcttttctcacatggtggactagttgttatacaaggttgagttttctcccgtgggtaacgtaagacctttgagcttgtgttttaaaattgaatccactaactttcggaaattttttagccgaactacggcgttttgatcctttaccttttatggaaggtacgtaggcagcgggttcatccgttcgaacacaaaaataattaacttgtacattcttttctcatcatcccaatcatgtttgcacaatacttatgtcatgacaaataataattttcaaacaacaaagtgtgaaaagggctccctaggagtacctaggacgcattgggtgcctaacaccttccctttgcgtaatttaccccttaccccgatctctgatctttttcattagttttctacgtgtaaaacttcttaggtttttgttcgctttttaaccagtccttaggataaataaaagtgcggtggcgactctatgttattgtatactttgcttatgatttaatcaataaatcatatagcgacgaatacaccgctacaaaaaggaagaagaagaagaaatttaTGCAGAATTTCTCTTTGCTCTCAAACTGATAATTCTATTCTTTGCAACCGCAAGTATGTGTTATATTACAATGATATGAGTTACTCCATATTTATAGATTTTGGGTTTGCTTGCTCCTCAAGTAAAAcccaaaatacctaattctgTTAATACTACAAAGTTAGACCCAAGTCGAAATTTATGTCGAGGTACTCTACTTTGACGTTGCGACAACTATCACAATTCGACACTTCTTTACTTTTATCGAGCAATCTACTTCGacacaagaaattacaattcaacataTATATTTCTGTTTGCTTGACAAATCTAAAACTACTCATCTGTATTTGTCATTATGTTGTTAAATGAACAAATTCATTAAAAGAGTTTGATAGAAAATATGCTTTTTGactaattttttttttatattttaaatagGAGTGCGTCTCACTTTTAAGTGAAATGAAGTATAGGTATTTTTGAATTTCCATTATGGTGCTTTGTGAATTTTGTCCCTAAACTctttataataatatataaaaaaaggTCTCTTTATAACCATAAAAAAGAAGAAGCAATTAAGTGAAATGCAAAATCTTTATCTTGTGTGCCATAGTTCCATGAGTTATTTATTTAAACGGATATTATTTCCCGACACAAAGAGTACCATACGTTTTCTTCACCAAATAAACGAACTAGACACATGCGGTTCAAACACACGCAACAAGCCTTCTCAACTGTGGTTGTCCAAGATTCCACttattttcttcttttctcttttatagaaataataataaaaatccACTTCCTTTTGTCTTGTTTATACcgaaaacaaaaacaaaaaatgGAGTAAATCAATAATACTTCATGTTCAACCACTTACTAAACCTTTGAAACGTGGAAGCTAAAACATCCTCCTAGTACTCTGTGGGTCCTCAAGAGGGTTTCTGTCTCTTTTAACCCTGCTCGTATGTTTCCATTCTTCTTCTCTCAATTCTTCATATATGTTTTTTTTTCATCAATTGTTAGTATTGTTCTTCCCTAAGTTATCTCAACTTGGTATGTGATTTGAGATTTGCCTTTTTAATAATTTGATGAAAAGTTAATCTATTTGTGTATACAGTATTGTTCTCGTTAGTGCTTCTAAATGAttattgattgattgattgcaaattctattttattttttatggTTGGCTCTAAGATTTTATTTTCCTTAGTTAGGTGCATCACTTCACTTTTCAACCAAAAGCGATGATCGTGCGAATCAACGCTTGCTCCCGTACTATGTTTAATTACTATTGCGCCACTTTCATCGGTGGATAAAACTAACCTGTCTCACGATAGTCTAAACCCAACTCACTTTTTTTTTTTACTGTTGGGTGAACAATCCAACACTTGGTTTTTACAATGATAGGAAGAGCCGATATCGAAGGATCAAAATGCAATAACCTTTATGTGTTATTGGTTGCTTAGTTTCATTTTATGCTTATTGTTTATACTGATTTTTTTACAGGTATCATCACCATAAATGGCAGTAATAATGGCTTTGCATGGCTGTTACGGTAACAATATAGAGTCGGTAAATCAGCGAAGACCATTCGATAATCTTGGTTTTACAAGCTCGATTTCAGTTCACAAATTGTTAAAGAATAAAAGGTCAGCATCTGATAAGTCTAAAAATGATAAGTTTCATAGATTTGTTGTGAAAATGCGGCAGACAGAAACGCCTCCGTCAAACTATGGTACTAATGGTAGAGCTGTTAAAATGGTACCGGTAACTGAGATAGCGAAAAGAAAGACAGTGTCAGAGAATAAAGCGGAGACGGTGAATGGCTCGAAGCAAGCGGTTAATGGAGCAAGTTTGGTAAGAAGAGATCCTACACCGGCATTGACAAAGACAAAGATAGCGAAACCGGAAACCTCCAAAGAACTTCCACCGTTAGAAGAGTTAAAGGTTTTGCCGTCGGACGAAGGCTTCAGTTGGGCCAATGAAAACTACAGTTCCTGGCAGAGATCTATTGATGTATGGTCCTTTGTTCTTTCTTTACGTGTTCGTGTTCTTTTGGACAATGCGAAATGGGCGTATGTGGGTGGCTTTACAGAAGAAAAGCAGGTAGGTTCTGGTTGAAACCTTCTCAGAAAACATTTCTCCGTCGCTCGGTCCATTAgttttatttattcattttaataATCAATTAAGTTTCTTTTTATGCTTTAATGAGCTGAAGTAATTTAGTTTTTCGTTTTAGAAAAGCAGAAGGCGGAAAACTGCTTCATGGCTAAGGGAATGTGTATTACAGCTCGGTCCAACTTTCATTAAACTTGGACAGTTATCATCAACAAGGTCTGATTTATTTCCCCGTGAATTTGTGGATGAACTCGCAAAATTGCAGGTACTTTTGTAGTTTTTTGTCGATGTTTTCACGTTCACTGGAGATCCATTGATTTATTGTATTCATTGATTCTTCAGGACAAGGTCCCTGCTTTCTCCCCAAAGAAAGCAAGAGGCTTTATCGAGAGCGAGTTAGGAGCTCCCATTAATGTATTGTTTAAAGAGTTCGAAGACCAGCCAATTGCTGCTGCAAGTCTTGGTCAGGTTCATCGTGCAATTCTGCACAATGGAGAAAAAGTAGTTATCAAAGTTCAAAGGCCTGGCTTGAAGAAGCTTTTTGACATTGACTTGCGTAAGTTGCGCTCATTTTGTTTCTACCATTTACACATTTTGTGATCTTGGTAGAGTCAACAAGTCTGTTTGTCTTGTCCAGAAAACTTGAAGCTGATTGCGGAGTATTTTCAGAGAAGTGAAACTCTAGGTGGTCCAACTAGAGATTGGATCGGTATATATGAAGAATGTGCAACGTAAGTTGTACCGACATTATTTTAGAAGAAAATTTCACCTTCCCCGTTACAAGTTAGAGTCTACGCAACTCTTTTTGGGGTTCAGTAATCTACTGTCGCTAATTATTCTCGTCATCATTCTTAATACTTCGTACATTGCCTTTTTATAATTGATATCGTATCGCCCTGCACATGCTATTTTTCAGAATTTTGTATCAAGAAATTGATTACATAAATGAAGGGAAGAATGCTGATAGGTTCCGTCGAGATTTTCGAAACATAAAGTGGGTCCGAGTACCTGTATGTTTCTTGTTACAATACTAAATCCCCACGTCTCATATATTGAAAAATTGTTGAATACATAACCTATATTAATCACATATCCTTCATTTGCACCATTGTAGCTAGTTTATTGGGATTACACAGCTATGAAGGTGTTGACCTTGGAGTATGTACCAGGTTATCATCTTGACTAGTGCACATTTCTTGAAGTGTTGTCTCTGTCATTATGCCACTGAACTAGGATTCGTAGCTGCCCTAACTTTGATTTTACTTTCTGGGAACAGGTGTTAAAATAAATCAAGTGGATACATTGATGTCTCGTGGTTATGATCGAGATAGGATCTCATCACGTGCTATTGAGGCATACTTGATTCAGGTCCTCAACCTTGTTTCTGTCTGAAACTCGACTATCTAATGTCAGATGTTGAATATATTCATCTCATTGGTTTATATAATTTTTGTTTTGTATTACAGATATTGAAAACAGGATTCTTTCATGCTGATCCACATCCTGGAAATCTTGCCATTGATGTTGATGAATCAATTATTTATTACGACTTTGGCATGATGGGGGAGATAAAATCTTTCACCAGAGAGAGATTGCTTGAACTTTTTTATGCTGTTTATGAAAAGGACGCCAAAAAGGTCTACTTTTTTTTGTATACTTGCAATATTTAAAGCTTTGAACATCATCTTACAAAACAATTACAATCTGATATCTTGATAAGCTATTAGGGAAACATGTTTTCTTGTCTGCATGTCTGTGTCTTCGTGTAAAGCAAAGATGCATAAAATTGTCCAACATTGCGAGGAACTTGGTATGTATGAAGTTTAACCAGGGGTTCTAAATTAGTAATAGAATAGTTGCATTAAGAAGTAGGATATGTGTCTATTTCCCCTTTTATTGTCTCTGACATTAATTGTTCAAAGGTGAAGTACATGGAATAGAAAATAACAAACAAACCGAGCTTATCTCATTAAGTGGGATCGACTACATGGATCAAATGTCGCCATAATGTGTTATCAAAATACCATACTTTTATCCAACTAATTAATTCTTAGATTTTTCTTAATTTTATCTTACAATATTTCTAGATCTTCCTCTACCTTCAGTGGTTTGACTATTCTCCATCTGATATACTCACCTTATTACAAAAACCACAAGTCTTCTCTGCCAAAACCACCTAAGTTTATTTTCCACCATCTTTTCTACTATAGGTGCTACTCAAACTCTCTCCTAATGTTGTCATTTCGAATCCTATCCCGTTTAGTCTTACCACACATCCAATGCAGCATCCTCATCTCTGCTACACTTAATTTTATTTCCGTTTTGGTTCTTGACAGTTCAACACTCTATCTCATACAACATGGTCGGTCTTATAGTTGTCTGATAAAAACTTTTCTTCTGTTTGAGCAGTACTTTCTAAAACACCTTAGACCCTCCTCCATTTCGACCACCCACCCAACTTGATTTCGTTTGTTTACACCTCCTTCCATGTCTCCATCATTTTTTACTCTAGACCCAAGATATTTTTAACCATGTAACTCGTGGTATGATATGATCTCCAACTTTCACCTCTAAGCTAGACATGCTTTGCCTTTTGCTGATATTACATTTCATATACTCCGTATTGCTTATGCTCAGGCGGAAGCCATATGCTTCCAATGCTCGTCTTTGAGTTTCCATCCTTCCATTTAATTCTTTGCTCGATTCTCCAAGTAGGACTACATCATCTGCAAAAAGCATACATGTCGGTGCTACCTCTTGGATGTGTTAGGTAAATACATCCAAAACGACGGGGACTTAAGGTTGAACCTTGGTGCAATCATATTTTTATGGGAAAATCATCCGTGTCTCCACCTTGTGTCCTTACACTAGTTGATACCCCTTCATATCTTTGATTGCTTGAATATAGGCAATATTAACTCCTTTCTTTCGTAGAATTTTCTAATATAGGCAATCTTAACTCCTTTATTTTCTAGAGTCTTCTACAAAATCTCTCTCTAAGAACAGAAATTAGATTATAACATTGGCAGACTTTTTTTATCAAGCATGATTTAAAAATAACATTGTGATACATAAGTGAAAGGAAAGATCTAAAATCATCTGCACTTTTTTAATACACGACTTTACATAACTGTCGAACACTGAAGTTTCTTTGAACTTGAAATTACCAATTAAACTTTTTATTGACAATGGTGCAGGTTATGCAATGCCTTATTGATCTTGGAGCACTCCAACCCACTGGGGACCTGTCAGCTGTAAGGATCCGAAGCACTTTTAATCATTTACAAGATTCTTTTAACAGTTTGAAATTATAATCCATCTCTCAATCTTATAaatttcttaatttatttttCAGGTTAGGAGATCTGTACAGTTCTTCTTGGACAATCTTCTAAACCAGACGCCAGATCAACAGCAGACATTGTCTGCAATCGGAGAGGTATGCGAGTATTTAGTTCTTTTGGACTGATACAACCATTGTTCGTTGTTGAAGAAGGAGAAAAATTGCTTTACTGGTTTGTTCCATATTATCTGCAGAATTTTATAACATTTCTTTTACTGATGAAAATTTCGTGGCAGGATTTGTTTGCAATAGCTCAAGACCAGCCATTCCGGTTTCCATCTACCTTCACCTTTGTTATTAGAGCATTTTCTACACTTGAAGGTTTTCCCCCTCTCTTCTTATGCGCATGAATTAACACCTCTCCTTTGTACCGATTTTATGTAATCGTTTTTTGGTTTTTGTTGTTCTGGCAGGCATAGGTTACACACTCAATCCAGATTTCTCCTTTGTGAAGATTGCTGCACCTTATGCACAGGTTCATACTGTCTATGGCCAGTTATTGTTCCCATTCTCGGTTAAAATTTCGTGTAATACTCAAAACATCATACATGCTTTTACAGGAACTTCTAGATATAAGGCAAAGACGGCCAACCGGGCCACAATTCGTCGAGCAGATAACAAAGCAAGCAAATGATGTAACGAACTTTACCTGGAACTTCCATTCTGATATGAAGCATTATTTTCATGATGGCACTGTGTAAAACTAGAACTGACAAATCTCATGGAACATTTATAGGTAAGAACAAATTCCATGTCAATGCCATACAGAGTTCAAAGAATAGAGGAGTTTGTAAAACAAGTTGAGGCAGGGGATCTGAAACTTCGAGTTCGAGTACTAGAGGTATGCAAATTCTTTTACCTTTTTGAGACCTTGAGAGGAGCACACTCTGAGGTCTCAAGCCTTCGCCAACCAGGCAACCCCTGGAGGTTACATACATATATTTCTATATATTGAATTAAGTCCCGTTTGGATAAACAACGTATGTGATTCTTCAACTTATAATGCATATCTCGATTTTCTAGTCAGAAAGAGCTGCTCGGAAAGCAACGGTGTTACAAATGGCTACTATGTACACAGTATTAGGAGGAACCCTGCTAAATATTGGTGTTAATTTGAGTAGCCAAGGCAATGAAACTTTTGCAAATGGATCATTTGTTGGTGCAGGTGACTTTTATATCACATAGTTTTTTCATCAGCTTTATTTTTGTGACTTACTGGTATAAGCTTATTCATATGCAGGTATTTTATTCACTCTATTCTTGAGGTCTATGCAAAGGGTAAATAAGCTTGACAAGTTTGAGAAAATGTTATGATTCTTTCTCAACAAAAATCCAATTCCTTCATGTATATGTTAATATTGTTCATAACATTCATTTTTTCCCGCTTATATATACGAAGCTATACGAATAATAGTTTTACAGAAAAAAGAAAGATCGGAGGGAGGGTGTTGAAAGTGTAAGAAACTATTTCTTCTTGATAAAGAAAATGTCATAGATATAGTAAGGAAAGAACAAATTTGTAATTTAACCATGGATACTATAGTTATAGGCTAAACAATTTATGTCTTCTCTTGTAAGTGATTAAATATACCAAACATTTCCAGCACTTGAACCTTGTAGTTCAGATAAATTCTTCAAGAGTTGATATGAACATGTTTAAATTAGTAGTAGTTTGATATATATTAGTGTATTACATGATCTGATGCTATATATGTGTATGTTTTGTTTATCTTTTGGAAGAGTCAAAAGTAATTCTAGGAGTGGATTATTGATTTTGGAGTTATTTGATGTGTTTGGTTCTTTTAGTCTTTGTTAGTAAGTTTGGAAGGGAGGATTTCGAAAAATTGTTTCATTTTTAAATATAGAGAAATCattaatattttttgaaaaaaaatatatatttaacattaatatatttttaatctaTGATGGTGTCAATGTTCCAACCGACCACTACATCTGTGAAGTATTGTACACTTTGAGCATAGAACTGATAATAATTGTCATTTAAAAAATATGCAGTGTTAGTTCAGGAGTGTCCCAAACAATGTAAGGCTTTTTGATGTTTCCATAACAATTGCCCATAAGTCGAGGCTAAGGGGCTAAAGACTTTAAACTATTGAATATGGCCGAAAATTCAACTCATCTTTCTTGTATCAATGTTCTCACCGATCTCAAGTCAACTGACCATTATTTTTACGAATTGCACCCCTTAAAGATGATTAAGTGATATGTCGCGAACTCCAAACTCAAGCTTTTGCATAACTTCTAATTAAAATGATTTAACGGGATAATTAATTTCTTTTATTAaacatattattttttaaaacaattttataattgatttcttttatttttcctCCTAAGTACTTGCCGGATGCAAGGTTAAATTGAAGTTCTCTTTTATGTCACAGTTCTGTTAAGATTAATTTCTTGTGTCAAAAGACATTTGCTGATCTAATAGTAAAACTTCATGAAAGGATCTAATCGCCTTCGACACGAAACGGTAATTGATCCAATTTTGAAAGACGGTTTGTTGCATGTCTATAGTCAAACTTGAGGTTAGGTTGATATTTTCAGGCACCAGACTTATTTCCAACACCAAGCCTTGCCATTCCTAAAGCTATTTCCAATGCTGTGTTGGATGCTTCATAAATTGATTTCTATGATATTAATGACGCCTACCCGGTAGGATTAATTTTATGCCAAACTCTAAATTGTACTAGGGATAGTTATGTCAATTTAGCATGGTGTGAAATTAAATTATTCATATATTGCTCTTATGTgattcttttttcttttttaaaaattTCTAGGTTGTAACTCTTTCAAATCAAAAACTTATATCTCTCTTTTCTGGAACCTTTTCTACTCTCACTTCAAAGACATAAAATGAAGCATACGATAGAATTACTTACATGAAACAGTATAGTTTTATTAGTTTGTAACAGAAAGTAAActgtacaattttattattttgtaGGAGAAAGTAAACTTGCATGGTGGAGCTGTATGGGAATGATGAGTGAAAAAGAAATGTTCCATTGGGTAGTAAATATTagatttataaataaaattatctACCATTAATTGTATTGTCTCTGCAATAAGTTCTTGTTGTACAATAGGATGATGTTGAAATAAATGAAATTTAGAATTTCAAACACATTGCAGACCAAACTCGTGAAAAAATATTAAACAACTATGAAACCAGGGaaattaaaccaacacaaagTCATGTCTAAAtatttgtatttgctctatacaAAATAGAGATATGCTACAATTGAAGTTGAATATGACAATATTAGTCCCTATTTATACCTAAAGATGTTCAAATATGGATTCTTATCCCAGGTGAGGAATGTCAACTATTTGTGATAAAAGGGAATTCAGGATCTACTTCTGTTATCCTCTAAGCTTAAGCAGGAATGGTTATATTAACAATTTCTGCAAAATTACATACAAAACCGGTAACAACTAAAGCTTAGAGGACGTAATGTTAACTGTTAAGCAAGTACATTAAAGGACACCTTGGTTTCAGATTTCAAACACACTCCCCCTCCAGAAGAGCAAGCTTCATGTGCAGCCGTATTTGGTGATCAGAAAATTCTAAAAACAATTCCCTCATAGCACTAGCTCTCTTGAATTCATGAGTTCCTGAATATACAACCTTCAAATTGTTGCTAGTTCTATTCTTTCCTTCCTGTGATACATCCTGAAAAAGAAACCGTTTTGCAGTAGTTAAAAAAATGCAAAGAACTACATTTAGCTAGTATTGAACCTAGTCAAATCTTGCAGTCCCTAGTGCTTAATCAAGTGATTTTGGAGGAACAGCTTATTAGCACTATAAAGTTAGCTGGAAGGTTATAGTAAAATTTTCAGAACTCAGTTATTCGACAAATGTGACAATCCTATAGTCTTGATCAATGGCCATGCTCTACTACCAAACCGTTAAATTATTCTTTGTTGGGAAAGAGGAAGAAAGAAACTTGTATAAGCTACCTCAGATCCAGGAACCAATATTCCTATAGATGCTTTGATATTTTTTAGACCCACTTGTTTTTCAATTACCGTCCATGGCCTGGAAAAAAAACAGTGAAGAGGTTTGAGTGGCATACGAAAACAATCATACATACATGATTCTCTTACCTTGGCTTTTAGCTTATTGTGGTTAAACTACAAAAATAATAACTATAACAAAAACCTGGACTAAGACTAAATAAACTTAAGTTCAAGAATCACGATTGACTTTTCACATTTGAAGCAAGACTAAATAACCAAAGTAAGCTATTTATCTATTATATAACATGGATATCAATGTTTATGAACTGTACGCAAACATAATACCTGCCAGTTGAAGATGTTATGATGTGGTTGGGATTTGTCAAGAAGTCACAAAGTTTCTGGAAATCTTGTTCGGTTTGCGACATAATGGCACCCCTGGTGTATATCTCTGATGATAAACTTGAAAAAATGAAGACACTAGTAGATACTTGAGTATGTTTGCATAAGAACTCTACAGCTGTTGATGGACATAACTCTTTATCAAGATTTCCCATCAATATCATACACACGTTTCTTTTTCCTTCCAACTCTATATCTTCCATATTTTCGTCAAGGCTGACTAAAACCCAAAAAATGAAAAACTGAGGAAAAGGATTTGAAGATTTAAATTAAAGAACATTATGATAAAAAATATAAAGAACAATTGCACACTAAATGAAAGACAGAGGATGAATCTGATAAAAGGGTGTAGAGAGTATGCTGTAGAGTAAATAAGGTCTGAATCTTTTTATATAATTATAAACATGTAGAAGGTTGGAGAAAAAGTGATACGCGGGTTCCCAAATTCACAAGGTCTTTCGAGGATAGTAAGCCTTTTTATATAGACATCAAATCATATATTGTCCAAACTTAGAAGAATTGTATCTATAAAACACGTATAATAATATAAAATAGAGATTCACATGAGATATCTATTAAAAAGGAATACAGATAGTTATCACCTTTTAATTAGGAAGAAATATAATTATGATAAGTAATGTTCATATCAATAGATATGGCAAAAGAAAGAGAGAAACAATGTTCCAAACAACATAAATGGCAAGGGAACTCATCAATTTGAGAAATAAAAAACTTTGGCAAATACCAAACAAAAAACAGAATTAAATAGCAATGTGCAATCCAAATTACTATATGTATACTCAATCCTCCTACTCATTTGCCTGTTCAATAGAATCTAAATGTTGATATTTGATTTTGACAACTATGGTTACCAAAGTCTCAACAGTGTCACGggtaaaaaaaatatttatgaaGCAAAACCCAATGAGTTGAATTCAATTTTAACATTAACATCTACTATTACAAAGAATGATAGAAACAAACCTACCTTTAGGAGAACCGTCACCCAAAACAGATCGTTTGGCACGTCGCCTTCCCTGGAGCGGAATATATAATGTTAAAACACAAAAAATACAAGAATCATGTGCTATTACTATAAATTTCTTAACAAGCAAACTGATGGAGAGTACTTTGGGAACATAAAGATATGCATACAATACTCACCTTTTGCATTTGTTCGAAAAGACTTAGTCTGTTCTTATTTTCTATTCCTCTGTTGCAGTTCGGCACCATTTCTTGTCCAGATTTCGATGCTATCCTCTTCTTGACAATCTCCAGGAAAGAAGCCACAACTGGATCAACCTCAATTATAGGCTGAACAGTGCAAATATCACCAATTTCTGCAGCCGTCATGTTTCCAGAATTTGGCCCATGTAACCAGAAAAGTATAAACGTACAATGACACTCTTCATTTTTTTTACGAGAATGTGGGCGTTCTTCCACCTATAAAAACCACTTCAATTACTGATCTAAATGATTTAAATGCTGCCGCTACAATACAACAGTTATCGCAGAAAAAAGCAATCCAAAGCCCTAATATTATATAGTGCTTCTAGGTTTTCTAAAGTTAGGTTTAatcaaaaaatttatgaacaaaaTATCTTTGCATGTATCTACCAACTAATGCATGCATTGAACGAACTAGATTAACAAGTGTATAATTGAATAATAACCCTACCAATCCCCTCAATCAATTAATACAAATATTTGCATGCAATTGAATAAACTTTCACACTCCCAATTCAATCCACACACACTAAAAAACACTTTCCCCAAAATTGAAACACTATTTGCCCTAATAACTAACTTCACTATCAACTCAAAAGCAACAATGGAATGAGAAAATGACTAACCGCTTCAACAATGGCGTCATAGAAACGAAGGTCGTCGGGGATGAAATGCTGAGAAGCACAGACCTTAACACCTGGAACGAGTTTCCGGCACTCGTGATCCTGAACCT containing:
- the LOC127083291 gene encoding protein ACTIVITY OF BC1 COMPLEX KINASE 7, chloroplastic; protein product: MAVIMALHGCYGNNIESVNQRRPFDNLGFTSSISVHKLLKNKRSASDKSKNDKFHRFVVKMRQTETPPSNYGTNGRAVKMVPVTEIAKRKTVSENKAETVNGSKQAVNGASLVRRDPTPALTKTKIAKPETSKELPPLEELKVLPSDEGFSWANENYSSWQRSIDVWSFVLSLRVRVLLDNAKWAYVGGFTEEKQKSRRRKTASWLRECVLQLGPTFIKLGQLSSTRSDLFPREFVDELAKLQDKVPAFSPKKARGFIESELGAPINVLFKEFEDQPIAAASLGQVHRAILHNGEKVVIKVQRPGLKKLFDIDLQNLKLIAEYFQRSETLGGPTRDWIGIYEECATILYQEIDYINEGKNADRFRRDFRNIKWVRVPLVYWDYTAMKVLTLEYVPGVKINQVDTLMSRGYDRDRISSRAIEAYLIQILKTGFFHADPHPGNLAIDVDESIIYYDFGMMGEIKSFTRERLLELFYAVYEKDAKKVMQCLIDLGALQPTGDLSAVRRSVQFFLDNLLNQTPDQQQTLSAIGEDLFAIAQDQPFRFPSTFTFVIRAFSTLEGIGYTLNPDFSFVKIAAPYAQELLDIRQRRPTGPQFVEQITKQANDVRTNSMSMPYRVQRIEEFVKQVEAGDLKLRVRVLESERAARKATVLQMATMYTVLGGTLLNIGVNLSSQGNETFANGSFVGAGILFTLFLRSMQRVNKLDKFEKML
- the LOC127083292 gene encoding uncharacterized protein LOC127083292 encodes the protein MNRELVSKMRYSTEFRNQEDDAWYTVMVTLEEKETLRITYEKFTDEVDQLFIPSFFDSLEDLQEFEKRFRPLSIQVQDHECRKLVPGVKVCASQHFIPDDLRFYDAIVEAVEERPHSRKKNEECHCTFILFWLHGPNSGNMTAAEIGDICTVQPIIEVDPVVASFLEIVKKRIASKSGQEMVPNCNRGIENKNRLSLFEQMQKGRRRAKRSVLGDGSPKVSLDENMEDIELEGKRNVCMILMGNLDKELCPSTAVEFLCKHTQVSTSVFIFSSLSSEIYTRGAIMSQTEQDFQKLCDFLTNPNHIITSSTGRPWTVIEKQVGLKNIKASIGILVPGSEDVSQEGKNRTSNNLKVVYSGTHEFKRASAMRELFLEFSDHQIRLHMKLALLEGECV